In Pangasianodon hypophthalmus isolate fPanHyp1 chromosome 29, fPanHyp1.pri, whole genome shotgun sequence, one genomic interval encodes:
- the LOC113543882 gene encoding immunoglobulin lambda-1 light chain-like isoform X2, producing MFEIRETERFSMAARLLLLCCVCTLRTSLSSLVFQSPEFISASIGDSFTLKCTHDLPIAYCHSSTSWYKVNPRTGKLGEVRKSEDKLEDDKQTCTRTIVNAQVQDSGIYYCTSLHDKFFFIGTGTRVVITDTRLLKPSIVLYTPMEVDTPSVLLQCVVMDVVPSQIRVLWLIDGDERTGWTESGWTGHDDSASEFTRAQITIPADEWKEAAHIIECVVMYENQTMSQTLQRQSHSDSTCTWLLYGGCGVVVFTIAVMLTTVLCLRKEKQNTHGMIAEKPSTRTEVEYSCWNPDSVNQLLVD from the exons ATGTTTGAGATAAGAGAGACTGAACGCTTCAGCATGGCGGCTCGACTGCTGCTCCTCTGCTGTGTGTGCACTCTGAGAA catCTCTCTCGTCTTTGGTGTTTCAGTCCCCTGAGTTCATTAGTGCATCCATCGGTGACtcttttacattaaaatgcactCATGACCTGCCGATTGCATATTGTCACAGCTCTACATCCTGGTATAAAGTGAACCCTAGAACTGGAAAACTGGGTGAAGTCAGAAAAAGCGAGGACAAGCTGGAAGATGATAAACAAACGTGTACCAGGACAATCGTTAATGCTCAAGTTCAAGACTCAGGCATTTACTACTGCACATCTTTACatgataaatttttttttattggaactGGCACAAGAGTCGTCATTACAG ataCTCGTCTGTTAAAGCCTTCTATCGTTCTGTACACACCGATGGAGGTGGACACTCCCTCTGTTCTCCTGCAGTGTGTGGTGATGGATGTCGTTCCCTCTCAGATCAGAGTTTTGTGGTTAATTGATGGAGACGAGCGCACAGGATGGACAGAATCAGGCTGGACAGGACACGACGATTCAGCCTCAGAATTCACTCGAGCTCAAATCACGATTCCTGCAGACGAATGGAAGGAAGCGGCTCACATCATCGAGTGTGTCGTGATGTATGAAAACCAGACCATGTCCCAAACTCTGCAACGCCAAA GTCATTCAGACTCTACGTGTACGTGGCTGCTGTATGGAGGCTGCGGTGTCGTTGTCTTCACCATCGCAGTGATGCTCACCACGGTTCTGTGTTTACGTAAAG agaaacaaaacacacacgggATGATTGCAGAGAAACCTTCTACCAGAACG GAAGTTGAATATTCCTGTTGGAACCCCGACAGCGTTAATCAGCTACTAGTAGATTAG
- the LOC113543882 gene encoding immunoglobulin lambda-1 light chain-like isoform X1: protein MFEIRETERFSMAARLLLLCCVCTLRTSLSSLVFQSPEFISASIGDSFTLKCTHDLPIAYCHSSTSWYKVNPRTGKLGEVRKSEDKLEDDKQTCTRTIVNAQVQDSGIYYCTSLHDKFFFIGTGTRVVITDTRLLKPSIVLYTPMEVDTPSVLLQCVVMDVVPSQIRVLWLIDGDERTGWTESGWTGHDDSASEFTRAQITIPADEWKEAAHIIECVVMYENQTMSQTLQRQTGHSDSTCTWLLYGGCGVVVFTIAVMLTTVLCLRKEKQNTHGMIAEKPSTRTEVEYSCWNPDSVNQLLVD, encoded by the exons ATGTTTGAGATAAGAGAGACTGAACGCTTCAGCATGGCGGCTCGACTGCTGCTCCTCTGCTGTGTGTGCACTCTGAGAA catCTCTCTCGTCTTTGGTGTTTCAGTCCCCTGAGTTCATTAGTGCATCCATCGGTGACtcttttacattaaaatgcactCATGACCTGCCGATTGCATATTGTCACAGCTCTACATCCTGGTATAAAGTGAACCCTAGAACTGGAAAACTGGGTGAAGTCAGAAAAAGCGAGGACAAGCTGGAAGATGATAAACAAACGTGTACCAGGACAATCGTTAATGCTCAAGTTCAAGACTCAGGCATTTACTACTGCACATCTTTACatgataaatttttttttattggaactGGCACAAGAGTCGTCATTACAG ataCTCGTCTGTTAAAGCCTTCTATCGTTCTGTACACACCGATGGAGGTGGACACTCCCTCTGTTCTCCTGCAGTGTGTGGTGATGGATGTCGTTCCCTCTCAGATCAGAGTTTTGTGGTTAATTGATGGAGACGAGCGCACAGGATGGACAGAATCAGGCTGGACAGGACACGACGATTCAGCCTCAGAATTCACTCGAGCTCAAATCACGATTCCTGCAGACGAATGGAAGGAAGCGGCTCACATCATCGAGTGTGTCGTGATGTATGAAAACCAGACCATGTCCCAAACTCTGCAACGCCAAA CAGGTCATTCAGACTCTACGTGTACGTGGCTGCTGTATGGAGGCTGCGGTGTCGTTGTCTTCACCATCGCAGTGATGCTCACCACGGTTCTGTGTTTACGTAAAG agaaacaaaacacacacgggATGATTGCAGAGAAACCTTCTACCAGAACG GAAGTTGAATATTCCTGTTGGAACCCCGACAGCGTTAATCAGCTACTAGTAGATTAG